A window of the Fibrobacter sp. UWH6 genome harbors these coding sequences:
- a CDS encoding A/G-specific adenine glycosylase translates to MFSRELKRLRDWFIKNAAELPWRPSDVCDFRDPYAVWISETMLQQTQVSTVKDYFTRWMKRFPNVKTLAAAEEEEVFKYWQGLGYYSRASNILKTARIVTENCAGVMPATRKELEALPGIGAYTAGAILSLAYHKPEAILDGNLVRVFSRLYLLDFLPTDSRDSNETYWNYAREVSDHPKGFLHNEALMELGRTTCKVKSPECENCPLRSECKAHAEGLTPSFPPSKKHLQKDWHGTVLVIESADNKILTVHGGQKFFNNQFALPHYESPRNATVGVPAEMACYGITESAELVEDCGSFKHSITVHKMDCQVLYIKLAGPSCEPHIKNKMEIRWIEKASATEALANSFSLKALKLAKVIP, encoded by the coding sequence ATGTTTTCTCGCGAATTAAAGAGACTGCGCGATTGGTTCATCAAGAATGCGGCGGAACTTCCGTGGCGTCCTTCCGATGTTTGCGATTTCCGTGATCCCTATGCCGTGTGGATTAGCGAGACCATGTTGCAGCAGACCCAGGTGTCTACAGTAAAGGATTACTTCACGCGATGGATGAAGAGATTCCCGAATGTGAAGACATTGGCCGCCGCCGAGGAAGAGGAAGTCTTTAAGTACTGGCAGGGACTCGGGTATTACAGCAGAGCCAGCAACATCCTGAAGACCGCAAGAATCGTAACCGAAAATTGCGCTGGAGTCATGCCCGCCACCCGCAAGGAACTGGAAGCATTACCAGGTATCGGCGCCTACACGGCAGGAGCAATTCTAAGCCTCGCCTACCACAAACCTGAAGCCATCCTGGATGGAAATCTGGTCCGCGTATTTTCGCGTCTATACCTGCTGGATTTTCTGCCGACGGATTCCCGCGACAGTAACGAAACTTACTGGAACTACGCCCGCGAAGTATCGGACCACCCCAAGGGATTTCTGCATAACGAAGCCCTGATGGAACTGGGCCGCACCACATGCAAGGTAAAATCCCCCGAATGTGAAAACTGCCCCCTACGCAGCGAATGCAAGGCCCACGCCGAAGGCCTCACACCATCATTTCCGCCATCCAAGAAGCACTTGCAAAAAGATTGGCACGGAACAGTCCTCGTAATCGAAAGCGCAGACAATAAGATTCTAACAGTTCACGGCGGGCAGAAATTCTTTAACAATCAGTTTGCGCTCCCCCACTACGAATCCCCGAGAAATGCGACGGTGGGTGTCCCTGCGGAAATGGCCTGCTATGGCATTACGGAATCTGCGGAACTTGTAGAGGATTGCGGTTCCTTTAAGCATAGCATTACCGTACATAAGATGGACTGCCAAGTCCTTTATATAAAGTTAGCGGGACCATCCTGCGAACCCCATATAAAAAACAAAATGGAAATCCGCTGGATTGAAAAAGCCAGCGCCACAGAGGCACTGGCCAATAGTTTCAGCCTTAAGGCATTGAAGCTGGCTAAGGTTATTCCCTAG
- a CDS encoding transcription antitermination factor NusB has product MDAVQGQKYVDPLKERKDAYRVLLQWQRDGAFIKEGGLSPFAMELALGVCRRYLYLLYVIKHLTKRMPSEEAGTIIAMGLVQMLYMNVPDYAAIATSADLAKAVGLGDGTASLVNGVLRGARRNGLPELPPQRVRKVSIENSVPEWLVRRWFDIYGGDRAEEIARTTLARPAEWLRVNLQKTNAPKLAQKLGFENASILYDRFIEVPENAKLKAVLESDSFVKGEFSLQNPSAYEVVKLLDLKSGLKVWDACAAPGGKSALMAEMDPSLDILASDVSENRMAKMQDLAKRLGLANIKTSCIDVLSLKSAEATKNIGGSTRLASAYDRILLDVPCSNMGVLARRPEVVYRLSPQSFKELAELQYSILEAAATRLAVGGRLVYATCSPDPLETTQVVNRFVKAHPEFVKVGDPVLPANKDSRFDGFFAQALVKNP; this is encoded by the coding sequence ATGGACGCGGTACAAGGCCAGAAATATGTGGATCCCCTGAAGGAACGTAAGGACGCCTACCGCGTTCTTTTGCAGTGGCAGAGGGATGGTGCTTTCATCAAGGAAGGTGGACTTTCTCCTTTTGCCATGGAACTTGCCTTGGGCGTGTGCCGCAGGTATTTGTACTTGCTGTACGTCATCAAGCATTTGACCAAGCGCATGCCTTCTGAAGAAGCGGGTACCATTATCGCAATGGGCCTTGTGCAGATGTTGTACATGAACGTCCCTGATTACGCCGCCATTGCCACAAGTGCTGACCTTGCAAAAGCTGTTGGCCTTGGGGATGGAACCGCCAGCCTTGTAAACGGAGTTCTTCGCGGAGCCCGTCGCAACGGCTTGCCGGAACTGCCTCCTCAGCGAGTCCGTAAGGTTTCCATCGAAAACTCTGTGCCTGAATGGTTGGTACGTCGCTGGTTTGATATTTACGGTGGCGACCGCGCCGAAGAAATTGCCCGCACTACTTTGGCCCGCCCTGCAGAATGGCTTCGCGTAAACCTGCAGAAGACTAACGCTCCCAAGTTGGCTCAGAAGCTTGGCTTCGAGAACGCCTCTATCCTGTATGACCGTTTTATCGAGGTTCCCGAAAATGCGAAGCTGAAAGCGGTTCTGGAATCGGACTCTTTCGTCAAGGGTGAATTCAGTCTGCAGAATCCTTCCGCATACGAAGTGGTTAAACTGCTGGATCTTAAGTCGGGTTTAAAAGTCTGGGATGCCTGTGCCGCTCCCGGTGGCAAGTCCGCCCTCATGGCCGAAATGGACCCCAGTCTGGATATTCTCGCCAGCGATGTTTCTGAAAACCGTATGGCGAAAATGCAGGATTTGGCAAAGCGTCTGGGCCTTGCCAACATTAAGACATCCTGCATCGATGTTCTTTCTCTGAAGTCTGCTGAGGCTACAAAGAATATTGGCGGTTCCACCCGATTGGCTTCTGCCTATGATCGAATTCTTTTGGATGTTCCCTGCAGCAACATGGGCGTTCTTGCCCGCCGCCCCGAAGTGGTATACCGTTTGAGCCCTCAATCCTTTAAGGAATTGGCTGAACTGCAGTACAGCATTCTTGAAGCTGCTGCCACCCGCCTTGCTGTTGGCGGTCGCCTGGTGTACGCCACCTGTAGCCCCGATCCGCTGGAAACCACCCAGGTGGTGAATCGCTTCGTGAAGGCTCATCCTGAATTTGTGAAGGTTGGAGACCCTGTGCTTCCTGCCAATAAGGATTCCCGCTTTGACGGTTTCTTTGCCCAGGCTCTTGTAAAGAACCCGTAG
- the fmt gene encoding methionyl-tRNA formyltransferase: MKIVFMGTPEFAACFLKHLKESDFADVVGVVTQPDRPAGRGRVLTPPPVKSLALEYGLPVLQPTDLKAPGFEEELRAFGADLFVVVAYSILPKNILGVAKFGAVNVHGSMLPKYRGAAPVQRAIADGLPATGVTVFRLDEKMDHGPILAQREIIIDHQDTTASLLEKMVAPGCEALDDAINQLITGTEKDLTQDHALASGAPKLKKEEGLIDFNLPARVIHNRIRAFNPWPGGYGKLGGRMVYLRVTDTPENGPSLTPGAVAFKDKRFYVGTGEGLLEVIEIQAEGKKPMPVADFMRGIQNHDGLSFC; the protein is encoded by the coding sequence ATGAAAATTGTATTTATGGGTACGCCGGAATTTGCGGCTTGTTTCTTGAAGCACTTGAAAGAAAGTGACTTCGCTGATGTAGTTGGTGTTGTAACTCAGCCGGATCGCCCCGCTGGTCGTGGCCGCGTGCTGACTCCTCCGCCTGTGAAGAGCCTGGCTCTGGAATATGGCCTGCCGGTTTTGCAGCCTACGGATTTGAAGGCCCCGGGATTTGAAGAAGAACTCCGCGCCTTTGGTGCAGATCTTTTTGTGGTGGTGGCTTACTCCATCCTGCCCAAGAACATTCTGGGCGTTGCCAAGTTCGGTGCCGTAAACGTTCACGGCAGCATGTTGCCTAAGTATCGTGGAGCCGCTCCTGTACAGCGCGCCATTGCCGACGGCCTGCCTGCAACTGGCGTTACCGTTTTCCGTCTGGATGAAAAGATGGACCACGGTCCTATTCTTGCCCAGCGCGAAATCATTATCGACCATCAGGACACTACCGCCTCCTTGCTGGAAAAGATGGTGGCTCCCGGTTGCGAAGCTCTGGACGATGCTATCAACCAGCTCATTACCGGTACCGAAAAGGATTTGACCCAGGATCACGCCCTGGCTTCTGGCGCACCCAAGCTGAAGAAGGAAGAAGGTCTCATTGACTTCAACCTGCCGGCTCGCGTCATTCACAACCGCATTCGCGCTTTCAATCCGTGGCCCGGTGGATATGGCAAGCTGGGTGGCCGCATGGTTTACCTCCGCGTCACCGACACTCCGGAAAACGGCCCCAGCCTGACTCCGGGCGCAGTGGCCTTCAAGGACAAACGTTTCTATGTGGGTACCGGTGAAGGTCTTCTGGAAGTGATTGAAATTCAGGCAGAAGGCAAGAAGCCTATGCCGGTGGCTGACTTTATGCGTGGCATCCAGAATCATGATGGACTTTCCTTTTGCTAG
- a CDS encoding CidA/LrgA family protein, which produces MRIPLQIAVIFAICLAGEFLNRVVGIPIPGNILGMVLLLVLLCTKILKPEQVSGVSSFFLNHLALFFLPPSIAIMTVGDDILSQWPTLLLLCIVLTLISLAATGLTTQFLIGHQEKRLNIEQLEDEEMKQSTRGKK; this is translated from the coding sequence ATGAGAATACCTCTTCAAATTGCCGTAATTTTCGCCATTTGCCTGGCAGGCGAATTTCTGAACCGAGTGGTTGGCATCCCTATCCCGGGTAACATTCTCGGCATGGTTCTGCTCCTTGTATTACTTTGTACTAAAATTCTTAAACCGGAACAGGTTTCCGGCGTTTCCAGTTTCTTCTTGAACCATCTGGCACTTTTCTTCTTGCCGCCAAGCATCGCCATTATGACCGTTGGCGACGACATTCTTAGCCAGTGGCCCACCCTACTCCTTCTTTGCATCGTACTGACGCTCATCAGCTTGGCAGCCACCGGCCTTACCACGCAGTTTCTCATTGGCCATCAAGAAAAGCGTCTGAACATCGAACAACTTGAAGATGAAGAGATGAAACAATCCACTAGGGGGAAGAAATGA
- a CDS encoding LrgB family protein, with translation MNTIINSPLFGIFLTLAAFEVGVALNKKFKYSILNPLLIGLILIVGFLMITGISYDSYKIGGDYISILLGPATVVLAVPLYRQLGNLKKHWLPILAGIAVGSLTSICCVVATSKLVGLSSTLMLSLVPKSITIPMGSVVSEQIGGIPSITIISIVITGITGAVTASVVCKFFHIKHKVAQGIAIGTASHALGTTRAMEIGETQGAMSSLAIGIAGIFTAVVAPLLLQLIG, from the coding sequence ATGAACACCATCATCAACTCGCCCCTGTTCGGAATTTTCTTGACCTTGGCCGCCTTCGAAGTGGGCGTGGCTCTGAACAAGAAATTCAAGTACTCCATCTTGAACCCGCTGCTCATCGGCCTCATTCTCATTGTGGGATTCCTGATGATTACGGGAATCAGCTACGACAGTTACAAAATTGGCGGCGACTACATTTCTATTCTGCTGGGCCCCGCAACCGTTGTGCTGGCAGTTCCACTCTATAGGCAGTTGGGCAACCTCAAAAAGCACTGGCTCCCGATTTTGGCAGGCATCGCCGTCGGTAGCCTCACCTCCATTTGTTGTGTGGTGGCAACCTCTAAATTGGTAGGCCTTAGCAGCACTTTAATGCTTTCATTGGTCCCCAAGTCCATTACCATTCCCATGGGCTCCGTAGTTTCCGAACAGATTGGCGGCATTCCCAGCATTACCATTATTTCCATCGTGATTACGGGAATTACCGGCGCCGTCACCGCTTCTGTGGTCTGCAAATTCTTCCACATTAAGCACAAGGTTGCCCAAGGTATCGCCATCGGTACTGCTAGCCACGCCCTAGGCACCACCCGCGCCATGGAAATCGGAGAAACTCAAGGCGCCATGAGCTCCTTGGCCATCGGCATCGCAGGAATTTTCACGGCCGTCGTGGCGCCACTGCTGCTGCAGTTAATCGGTTAA
- a CDS encoding tripartite tricarboxylate transporter TctB family protein — MLNCFLSCLSDAIQVSLYLLIALVLCIPLWLGFLFSFINSQTRFKKLGAVLWSVLMALILGIVVLAIFKAHIFNYEILWLAVTPIVCFAAIVPVFLATSAFGRVFKRKKKLHWLVFPVSFVVSFALVVVFGWALLAEEYGSYSESVISKEEMEQSEGFDFEIRLGRGSYYDDISLKIRGKVDSVYYQVKYDLCPYVLDNKDWNPEYTEPLEKIVTPWILLNQEKSSIAKRLREAMMAYESEWTAVSVLDGYCTGIVVHDFQKQTRRSMSFCNADISNVPKAYAMEKMANSLWPVRETYTKYSYEQAEKACRESQNYTGE; from the coding sequence ATGTTAAACTGTTTTTTGAGTTGTCTTTCGGATGCTATACAAGTATCCTTATATTTATTAATAGCTTTGGTCTTATGCATTCCGCTATGGCTGGGATTCCTATTTTCTTTTATTAATTCCCAGACCCGCTTTAAGAAATTAGGTGCTGTTCTTTGGTCCGTGCTGATGGCACTTATTTTGGGGATTGTTGTTCTGGCAATCTTTAAAGCTCATATTTTCAATTATGAAATCTTGTGGCTGGCCGTGACGCCTATAGTTTGCTTTGCCGCCATAGTACCGGTCTTTTTGGCGACAAGTGCGTTTGGTCGAGTGTTTAAACGAAAGAAAAAACTCCATTGGCTTGTTTTTCCCGTATCATTCGTTGTTTCCTTTGCGTTGGTTGTTGTTTTTGGCTGGGCGTTGTTGGCTGAGGAGTATGGCTCATATTCCGAGTCTGTGATTTCAAAGGAAGAAATGGAACAATCGGAAGGATTTGATTTTGAAATTAGACTTGGCCGAGGATCCTATTATGATGATATTAGTCTGAAAATTAGAGGAAAAGTTGATTCTGTTTACTATCAAGTCAAGTATGACCTGTGTCCCTATGTTTTAGACAACAAGGATTGGAATCCTGAATATACGGAACCTCTGGAAAAGATTGTTACTCCTTGGATTTTGCTTAATCAAGAGAAATCTTCCATAGCAAAGAGACTGAGGGAAGCAATGATGGCTTACGAAAGTGAATGGACTGCTGTAAGCGTTTTGGATGGATATTGCACCGGCATTGTTGTCCACGATTTTCAGAAACAAACGCGTCGAAGTATGAGTTTCTGCAATGCGGATATTTCAAATGTGCCTAAGGCCTACGCTATGGAAAAAATGGCAAATAGTCTTTGGCCTGTTCGTGAGACTTATACGAAATATTCCTACGAACAAGCGGAAAAGGCTTGCCGAGAAAGTCAGAATTATACGGGCGAATAA
- a CDS encoding nitroreductase family protein, producing MFYTEYYHQSIQKTSKKAAGAAALHWERQKISDRRYSGCNRIDVHEGEVPSFGYVSSDGMEQVGVYVVLRGRNFPDGIYAYDADGRSGAPNVAGQLVKIGGKDEMKRLAEAFPHKDFLLDTPILYLFTGILERSVCRFKEGAYSRILQDVGACVGSVMLHAKAKGAKVFPLGGFVDDQVAVSLKLPSTEVPLAGLAVFPEYSELAYDSIDDGVGESAYSNRSEADPLLMAAEPGASFDAGCVSASSRYPSRFMRQNRGECIEDLSKCIRVRRLATQALPGDEFPLTPARYDSKLYGQVVNDLGKVPQRRIPFKRTSFDLDEFSSMLRWLEQGKINLFGAGLLKIWIVVFDVMFVFPGVYRYVPVRKSIYMQGGVVAAKKFVKCHVVPEEVENAAFAVVLTADLKEACNLLGERAYRYLNLNAGYIAQSLHLSGRVLNKTVRGEHFFYEDDLKKLCNLPDGESVISEILVGK from the coding sequence ATGTTTTACACAGAGTATTATCACCAGTCCATACAGAAGACGTCTAAAAAGGCGGCTGGTGCTGCAGCGTTACATTGGGAACGTCAGAAGATTTCTGACCGTCGGTATTCCGGTTGCAATCGTATTGATGTTCACGAAGGTGAGGTTCCCTCTTTCGGTTATGTTTCGTCTGATGGGATGGAACAAGTTGGCGTATATGTGGTGCTTCGGGGGCGCAATTTCCCCGATGGCATTTATGCCTATGATGCTGATGGCCGTAGCGGTGCTCCCAATGTGGCGGGACAGCTGGTAAAAATCGGCGGAAAAGATGAAATGAAACGTCTGGCCGAGGCGTTCCCCCATAAGGATTTTTTGCTGGACACTCCGATTCTGTATCTGTTTACTGGAATTTTGGAACGATCCGTGTGTCGTTTCAAGGAAGGGGCTTACTCTCGAATTCTGCAAGATGTGGGTGCCTGTGTGGGAAGCGTGATGCTGCATGCCAAGGCCAAGGGGGCGAAGGTTTTCCCCTTGGGCGGTTTTGTGGATGACCAGGTGGCTGTTTCCCTGAAACTCCCTTCTACGGAAGTGCCTCTGGCGGGCCTTGCGGTGTTTCCGGAGTATAGCGAACTGGCTTACGATTCCATTGACGATGGTGTTGGGGAGTCGGCATATTCCAATCGCAGCGAGGCGGATCCCTTGTTGATGGCGGCGGAGCCTGGTGCCAGTTTTGATGCGGGTTGTGTAAGTGCCTCTAGCCGTTACCCGTCCCGATTTATGCGCCAGAATCGTGGAGAGTGCATTGAAGATTTGAGCAAGTGCATCCGTGTGCGTCGCCTTGCTACGCAAGCCCTGCCTGGGGATGAGTTTCCCTTGACTCCTGCAAGATATGACAGCAAACTTTATGGTCAAGTGGTGAATGATCTTGGGAAGGTTCCGCAGAGGCGAATTCCCTTTAAGCGAACTTCCTTTGACCTGGATGAATTTTCCAGTATGTTGCGCTGGCTGGAACAGGGCAAAATCAACTTGTTTGGCGCAGGCCTGTTAAAAATCTGGATTGTGGTTTTTGACGTGATGTTCGTGTTCCCCGGCGTGTACCGCTATGTGCCTGTACGCAAGTCTATTTACATGCAGGGCGGAGTGGTGGCGGCAAAGAAATTCGTCAAGTGTCATGTTGTTCCCGAAGAGGTTGAAAATGCGGCCTTTGCCGTGGTTCTTACTGCCGACTTGAAGGAAGCCTGCAACCTGCTGGGAGAGCGCGCCTACCGCTACTTGAATTTAAACGCTGGGTATATAGCGCAGTCCTTGCATCTGTCTGGCCGCGTTTTGAACAAGACTGTTCGCGGTGAACATTTCTTCTACGAAGACGACCTGAAAAAACTCTGCAACCTGCCGGACGGCGAAAGCGTCATCTCTGAAATTCTCGTGGGGAAGTAA
- a CDS encoding cellulase family glycosylhydrolase, protein MNLKLKSLATLSAAATFALMATACGDSSSSGANSDDPAVLPADTTSGTGNTTPVDTLPAGDPPVDTTTVPVVPGDTTVVPSDTTEEFVLTIPEEATEITPAINIPAETGIGLLVDDFEDGDGVALINEAGWYTYSDKDNKGNSTILTPVDDNGYPKARRSDNGTDYAFAVYYNLDKGGYEYDPYVGWGVYIASDDMDFTKYGGVTYWFKGDAHEIHVEISDVEDYDVHLATVKASRVWKKVEVRFKDLTQGGWGEKVEFNAAHIEKISFQAKGKARMDSVLIDNLYLQDTSEVAKDVADMTIKDPEFPENVIGDITISNPLQAKAMQLLDKGINITNWLEDANYTFNGKFKFDESDIKLMAENGIKALRLPIDLDAYATNRDDVVAGKAAALEFDDKNLFAVLDSFATWTEKAGMSFVIDYHEYDNGYNKETAADPQYVTMMANVWKHVAQHYASNSRESIFFELLNEPDMSNGAVTSASWRKAAQEIIDSIRTVDKNHMLVFGDAEWYSISNLAKGEPLNDDKIIYAVHTYDPFEFTHQGASWSDTKTIKNLMFPYDKEKWSEYSADFGVTKSTVSYIKSNIKNYYKRGSKEFIMSVVLPAKNWAVKNNVPVIINEFGALNTGADAQSVLNYMTALREISEELEIPLQHWGYTGQFALFESAAGSQQGTKLIDGMKEAYFGK, encoded by the coding sequence ATGAATCTTAAGCTGAAATCTCTGGCAACACTCTCTGCAGCAGCCACCTTCGCCCTCATGGCAACTGCTTGCGGTGACAGTTCTTCTTCCGGTGCCAATTCCGACGATCCTGCAGTTCTCCCTGCAGATACCACTAGCGGAACCGGCAACACCACGCCTGTAGACACTTTGCCGGCAGGGGACCCCCCCGTTGACACTACGACTGTTCCTGTTGTTCCGGGCGACACCACCGTCGTTCCCTCAGACACCACTGAAGAGTTCGTGTTGACCATTCCTGAAGAAGCCACCGAGATTACTCCGGCCATCAACATCCCCGCAGAAACCGGCATCGGCCTCCTGGTGGATGACTTCGAAGACGGTGACGGCGTGGCCCTGATTAACGAAGCAGGCTGGTACACCTATAGCGACAAGGACAACAAGGGCAATTCCACCATCCTTACCCCGGTAGACGATAACGGCTACCCCAAGGCACGTCGTTCCGACAACGGCACTGATTACGCCTTTGCAGTCTACTATAACCTGGACAAGGGTGGTTACGAATATGATCCGTATGTAGGCTGGGGCGTCTATATCGCCAGCGACGACATGGATTTTACCAAATACGGCGGAGTTACCTACTGGTTCAAGGGTGACGCTCATGAAATCCATGTAGAAATCTCTGACGTTGAAGACTACGACGTACATCTTGCAACTGTCAAGGCATCCCGTGTGTGGAAGAAGGTGGAAGTCCGCTTCAAGGACCTGACTCAGGGTGGCTGGGGCGAAAAGGTTGAATTCAACGCAGCCCATATCGAAAAGATCAGCTTCCAGGCCAAGGGTAAGGCAAGAATGGACTCCGTTCTTATCGACAACCTGTACCTGCAGGACACCAGCGAAGTGGCTAAGGACGTGGCCGACATGACCATCAAGGATCCTGAATTCCCGGAAAACGTCATTGGCGACATCACCATCAGCAACCCGCTGCAGGCAAAGGCAATGCAGTTGCTGGACAAGGGCATCAACATTACCAACTGGCTCGAAGATGCAAATTACACCTTCAATGGCAAGTTCAAGTTTGACGAAAGCGACATCAAGCTGATGGCCGAAAATGGAATCAAGGCTCTGCGCCTCCCCATTGACCTGGATGCTTACGCCACCAACCGCGACGACGTCGTTGCCGGTAAGGCCGCCGCCCTGGAATTTGACGACAAGAACCTCTTCGCCGTTCTGGATTCCTTCGCCACCTGGACTGAAAAGGCAGGCATGTCCTTCGTTATCGACTACCATGAATACGACAACGGCTACAACAAGGAAACCGCAGCCGATCCCCAGTACGTAACCATGATGGCAAACGTCTGGAAGCATGTGGCCCAGCACTATGCAAGCAACAGCCGCGAAAGCATCTTCTTCGAACTTTTGAACGAACCGGATATGTCCAACGGCGCAGTCACTTCCGCCTCCTGGCGCAAGGCTGCACAGGAAATCATCGACTCCATCCGTACCGTCGACAAGAACCACATGTTGGTCTTCGGCGATGCAGAATGGTACTCCATCAGCAACCTTGCCAAGGGCGAACCGCTGAACGACGACAAGATCATCTACGCCGTTCACACTTACGATCCGTTTGAATTCACCCACCAGGGTGCAAGCTGGAGCGACACCAAGACCATCAAGAACCTGATGTTCCCCTACGACAAGGAAAAGTGGAGCGAATACTCTGCAGACTTCGGCGTAACCAAGTCCACCGTAAGCTATATCAAGTCCAACATCAAGAATTACTACAAGCGCGGCAGCAAGGAATTCATCATGAGCGTTGTCCTCCCCGCCAAGAATTGGGCTGTAAAGAACAACGTTCCGGTGATCATCAACGAATTCGGTGCACTGAATACCGGTGCCGACGCACAGTCCGTGCTGAACTACATGACCGCCCTCCGCGAAATCAGCGAAGAACTTGAAATTCCGCTGCAGCACTGGGGTTACACCGGTCAGTTCGCTCTCTTCGAATCCGCAGCAGGTTCTCAGCAGGGCACCAAGCTGATCGACGGCATGAAGGAAGCCTACTTCGGCAAGTAA